A stretch of Saccharothrix texasensis DNA encodes these proteins:
- the rfbD gene encoding dTDP-4-dehydrorhamnose reductase, translating into MALALLVPGGRGQLGQDVVAAAPDDGLVHAPSSAELDLTDASAVADAVAVFAASARDTGFRPVVVNTAAYTAVDAAETDADRAAEVNATGPEHLAASCRDHNVPLIHVSTDYVFPGDGTRPYEPTDETAPKSVYGRTKLDGEQRVLSTWDRSWVVRTAWVYGEHGNNFVKTMARLAGANDTLSVVDDQVGSPTWSLDLAHGLLELATTVSGGGTPARVLHATGGGETTWCGFARAIFTELGLDPTRVHPCTTADFPRPAPRPAYSVLSNKAWTDAGLTPLRHWQEALTTAIKTNALP; encoded by the coding sequence ATGGCGCTCGCACTCCTGGTGCCCGGCGGCCGCGGCCAGCTCGGGCAGGACGTGGTCGCGGCGGCCCCCGACGACGGCCTCGTGCACGCGCCGTCGTCAGCCGAACTGGACCTGACCGACGCCTCGGCGGTGGCGGACGCGGTGGCCGTGTTCGCCGCCAGCGCCCGCGACACCGGTTTCCGGCCGGTGGTCGTGAACACGGCGGCCTACACGGCGGTCGACGCCGCGGAGACCGACGCCGACCGGGCGGCCGAGGTCAACGCCACCGGGCCGGAGCACCTGGCCGCGAGCTGCCGCGACCACAACGTGCCGCTGATCCACGTGTCGACCGACTACGTGTTCCCCGGCGACGGCACGCGCCCGTACGAGCCGACCGACGAGACCGCCCCGAAGTCGGTCTACGGGCGCACCAAGCTCGACGGCGAACAGCGCGTCCTGTCCACTTGGGACCGTTCCTGGGTCGTCCGCACCGCCTGGGTCTACGGCGAGCACGGCAACAACTTCGTCAAGACCATGGCCCGCCTGGCCGGCGCCAACGACACGCTGTCCGTTGTGGACGACCAGGTCGGCTCGCCGACGTGGTCGCTCGACCTGGCGCACGGCCTCCTGGAACTGGCCACCACCGTCTCCGGGGGCGGCACCCCGGCCCGGGTGCTGCACGCGACCGGCGGCGGCGAGACCACCTGGTGCGGCTTCGCCCGCGCCATCTTCACCGAACTGGGCCTCGACCCGACCCGCGTGCACCCCTGCACCACCGCCGACTTCCCCCGCCCGGCCCCCCGCCCGGCCTACTCCGTCCTGTCCAACAAAGCCTGGACCGACGCCGGCCTGACCCCCCTGCGGCACTGGCAGGAAGCCCTGACCACCGCCATCAAGACCAACGCCCTCCCCTGA
- a CDS encoding GNAT family N-acetyltransferase, translated as MVIELGRPGVDGLEGLDEAVGALREWQHDGAPMQLHPGDLGWFWRYGAEATAAAVRTWSRNGRILAVGLLDSPDLLRMTFAPDVHQDEELAGRVVEDVRDPERGVLVAGEVYVEAPRTAVIQDLLAGAGWGTDDPWTPLRRDLAEPVEDPGVRVEVVGPERAPVRAAVQRASFSGSTFTVERWHAMAGGTPYADARCLVAYDEQDQAVAAVTVWSAGAGRPGLIEPMGVHSDHRGHGYGKAITIAAAAALRDLGSSSALVCTPSSNVGAVATYESAGFQALPEVRDRRRDA; from the coding sequence ATGGTGATCGAATTGGGCAGGCCGGGAGTCGACGGGCTCGAAGGGCTCGACGAGGCGGTCGGCGCGCTGCGGGAGTGGCAGCACGACGGCGCGCCGATGCAGCTGCACCCGGGCGACCTGGGCTGGTTCTGGCGGTACGGCGCGGAGGCGACGGCGGCGGCCGTGCGGACCTGGAGCCGGAACGGCCGGATCCTCGCCGTCGGGCTGCTGGACTCGCCCGACCTGCTGCGGATGACGTTCGCGCCGGACGTCCACCAGGACGAGGAGCTGGCCGGGCGGGTGGTCGAGGACGTGCGGGATCCGGAACGCGGTGTGCTGGTCGCGGGCGAGGTCTACGTCGAGGCGCCGAGGACCGCGGTGATCCAGGACCTGCTGGCCGGGGCCGGCTGGGGCACCGACGACCCGTGGACGCCGCTGCGCCGTGACCTGGCCGAGCCGGTGGAGGACCCGGGTGTGCGGGTCGAGGTGGTCGGACCGGAGCGGGCTCCCGTGCGGGCCGCCGTGCAGCGGGCGTCGTTCAGCGGTTCCACGTTCACCGTCGAGCGCTGGCACGCGATGGCCGGCGGAACGCCTTACGCCGACGCTCGCTGCCTGGTGGCGTACGACGAGCAGGACCAAGCCGTGGCGGCCGTGACGGTGTGGTCGGCCGGTGCGGGCAGGCCGGGGTTGATCGAGCCGATGGGCGTGCACTCGGACCACCGCGGCCACGGCTACGGCAAGGCCATCACGATCGCCGCCGCGGCCGCGTTGCGGGACCTGGGCTCGTCCAGCGCGCTGGTGTGCACCCCGAGCTCCAACGTGGGCGCCGTCGCCACCTACGAGTCCGCGGGTTTCCAGGCCCTCCCCGAGGTCCGGGACCGCCGCCGCGACGCCTGA
- a CDS encoding Imm1 family immunity protein: protein MSFTAVWPIMKEQDADAADEMTVDTPEDVDTLLTRLAEPGAGPAVVEHQDRELITDTEGLLGAPGTTKIPDHDVAVTLHQGYGYLTYADPEHDYSTLQGDPASPEYRSEYVDYPAGAGVPVEVLATALKEFLATAKRPTGVDWQAA from the coding sequence ATGAGCTTCACGGCTGTGTGGCCGATCATGAAAGAGCAGGACGCCGACGCGGCCGACGAGATGACCGTCGACACGCCGGAGGACGTCGACACCCTCCTCACGCGCCTCGCGGAGCCCGGCGCGGGACCCGCCGTGGTCGAGCACCAGGACCGCGAGCTGATCACGGACACCGAGGGCCTGCTCGGCGCGCCCGGCACCACCAAGATCCCCGACCACGACGTGGCCGTCACCCTCCACCAGGGCTACGGCTACCTCACCTACGCCGACCCGGAGCACGACTACTCGACGCTGCAAGGCGACCCGGCCTCCCCCGAGTACCGCTCCGAGTACGTCGACTACCCGGCCGGCGCGGGCGTGCCGGTGGAGGTCCTGGCGACGGCGTTGAAGGAGTTCCTGGCCACCGCGAAGCGGCCCACCGGAGTCGATTGGCAGGCCGCGTAG
- a CDS encoding SdpI family protein: protein MQHLLLPAVLTLGGVIVGLAGYLGLTERLPRNRFVGLRTPTTMRGDAAFRAANKAAGAPTLLGGTIAVAGGTAAWFIPTDGALLAVVIGTSVAMLPPILVGVLRGVDAAKAAEREN from the coding sequence GTGCAGCACCTCCTCCTCCCCGCGGTGCTCACGCTCGGCGGCGTGATCGTCGGCCTCGCCGGCTACCTCGGCCTGACCGAACGGTTGCCGCGCAACCGCTTCGTCGGCCTGCGCACCCCGACCACCATGCGCGGCGACGCGGCGTTCCGGGCCGCCAACAAGGCGGCAGGCGCGCCGACGCTCCTCGGCGGGACCATCGCCGTGGCAGGCGGAACAGCGGCGTGGTTCATCCCGACCGACGGCGCACTGCTCGCGGTGGTCATCGGCACCTCGGTCGCGATGCTGCCCCCGATCCTCGTGGGCGTGCTGCGAGGCGTCGACGCCGCGAAGGCCGCCGAGCGGGAAAACTGA
- a CDS encoding glycosyltransferase family 4 protein codes for MARPLRVLIDGTPLLGQRTGIGRYTAALAEELASMLDEVDVRAVAFTLRGWRALRTVLPHDVVARGLPVSARLLRQFWLRMPFPPVEFLAGPTDVMHATNFVLPPALRAGGVTTIHDLAFLDTPGDLPPSDRRLPELVQRSATRADVVCTPTRAVAEVVMERLGVPESKIVVTPLGVDPAWFAARPPSPGLRARLGLPSEYLLFVGAGGPRKGLGTLLTAHAARPSLPPLVLAGPHVVSSDDRVVRTGYLNDVDLRSVVAGAAALVLPSRDEGFGLPVLEALACNVPVVCSDVAALREVAGGHATHVPVGDVEALATAMVAAVEAPPTPADQAARRTHAAEFTWRRTAEKTLTAYRRAAGR; via the coding sequence GTGGCTAGGCCGCTGCGGGTGCTGATCGACGGCACCCCGCTGCTCGGGCAGCGGACCGGGATCGGCCGCTACACGGCGGCGTTGGCCGAGGAGCTGGCGTCGATGCTGGACGAGGTCGACGTGCGCGCGGTCGCGTTCACGTTGCGCGGGTGGCGCGCGCTGCGGACCGTGCTGCCGCACGACGTGGTGGCGCGCGGGCTGCCCGTGTCGGCGCGGCTGCTGCGGCAGTTCTGGCTGCGGATGCCGTTCCCGCCGGTGGAGTTCCTGGCCGGGCCGACGGACGTCATGCACGCGACGAACTTCGTCCTGCCGCCCGCGCTGCGGGCCGGCGGCGTGACGACCATCCACGACCTGGCGTTCCTCGACACGCCCGGCGACCTGCCGCCGTCGGACCGCCGGCTGCCCGAGCTGGTGCAGAGGTCGGCCACCCGCGCGGACGTCGTGTGCACGCCGACCCGCGCGGTGGCCGAGGTCGTGATGGAGCGCCTCGGCGTGCCCGAGTCGAAGATCGTGGTGACACCGCTGGGCGTCGACCCGGCGTGGTTCGCGGCCCGGCCGCCGTCGCCCGGGCTGCGCGCCCGGCTCGGGTTGCCGTCGGAGTACCTGCTGTTCGTCGGCGCCGGCGGGCCCCGCAAGGGCCTGGGCACGTTGCTGACCGCGCACGCCGCCCGGCCGTCGTTGCCGCCGCTGGTGCTCGCCGGGCCGCACGTGGTCAGCTCGGACGACCGGGTGGTGCGGACCGGGTACCTCAACGACGTGGACCTGCGGAGCGTCGTGGCGGGCGCGGCGGCGTTGGTGCTGCCCTCGCGCGACGAGGGGTTCGGGCTGCCGGTGCTGGAGGCGTTGGCGTGCAACGTGCCCGTGGTGTGCTCGGACGTGGCGGCGTTGCGCGAAGTCGCCGGCGGGCACGCGACGCACGTGCCGGTCGGTGACGTGGAGGCGTTGGCCACGGCCATGGTGGCCGCGGTCGAGGCCCCGCCCACACCCGCCGACCAGGCGGCGCGGCGGACCCACGCGGCGGAGTTCACGTGGCGGCGGACGGCCGAGAAGACGCTGACGGCCTACCGGCGCGCCGCGGGGCGATAG
- a CDS encoding glycosyltransferase yields the protein MEHGTLPDVSVVIVNYRGADDTVTCLRALFGDLDYPAEKLQVIVVDNASGDGSAERIRAAAPDAEVVEAPANLGFAGGCNLGVRAARGSVVAFLNNDARPDPKWLREAVRVLRAEPTVGAVASKVLDWDGRGIDFVDGGLTWFGMGYKRHAGQPDDGSHDAPRDVLFGTGSALVARTAVFRELGGFDERFFMFYEDVDLGWRMNLRGWRVRYVPTSLTYHKHHASMSTVDTSRELYLLERNALAALYKNFSDETLAKVLPAALALVVRRATARGELDATQLEITRRPENPADDRAPVPVSRQALAGFLAIDQFVELLPSLAESRKAEQAARRVTDTDLAPLMRKAMEPAYPLPRYLAAHDVLVEVFGLEEVFGRPRRVLVVTGDALSDRMAGPAIRAWNMADVLSGEHDVRLVTINALCDPPESSFPVSRAAPRELVEHAEWADIIVLQGHVLENVGFLKEPGNTKIVVCDIYDPMHLELLEQGKDSTDEQRSLDLVGVTRIIDNQLRRGDFFLCASERQRHFWLGHLTAIGRLTPALYDNDPTVRSLLAEAPFGLPGKPPQRTGPGLRSTLGIDESDKVVLWAGGVYSWFDPLTLLHAVDRLRTRRSDARLVFLGMKHPNPEVPDMDIAGQTRALAKRLDLVGSHVFFNETWVPYHDRQNWLLDANAGVTTHYEHVETTFAFRTRVLDYLWAGLPIVTTDGDSFADLVRRENLGVVVPSEDPDALADALEKVMYDTAFAAGCVERIAAVRERFTWENVLAPLTGFCRNPRPAADRLTGASFMVPNRALGRLEKVQRDVSLVKEYMTAGGAGEVARRATGRVLKKLRGRG from the coding sequence GTGGAGCACGGAACCCTGCCTGACGTGTCGGTGGTCATCGTCAACTACCGCGGCGCCGACGACACCGTCACCTGCCTGCGCGCGCTGTTCGGCGACCTCGACTACCCGGCGGAGAAACTCCAGGTCATCGTGGTCGACAACGCCTCGGGTGACGGCAGCGCGGAGCGCATCCGGGCCGCCGCGCCCGACGCGGAGGTCGTCGAGGCGCCGGCCAACCTCGGCTTCGCGGGCGGCTGCAACCTCGGTGTGCGCGCGGCGCGCGGCTCGGTGGTCGCGTTCCTCAACAACGACGCCCGCCCGGACCCGAAGTGGCTGCGCGAGGCGGTGCGGGTGCTGCGCGCCGAGCCCACCGTCGGCGCGGTGGCGAGCAAGGTGCTCGACTGGGACGGCCGCGGGATCGACTTCGTCGACGGCGGCCTCACGTGGTTCGGCATGGGCTACAAGCGGCACGCGGGCCAACCGGACGACGGCTCCCACGACGCACCGCGCGACGTGCTGTTCGGCACCGGCTCGGCGCTCGTCGCCCGCACCGCGGTGTTCCGCGAGCTGGGCGGGTTCGACGAGCGGTTCTTCATGTTCTACGAGGACGTCGACCTCGGCTGGCGGATGAACCTGCGCGGCTGGCGCGTCCGCTACGTGCCCACGTCCCTGACCTACCACAAGCACCACGCCTCGATGTCCACCGTGGACACCAGCCGTGAGCTGTACCTGTTGGAGCGCAACGCCCTCGCCGCGCTCTACAAGAACTTCTCCGACGAGACGCTGGCCAAGGTGCTGCCCGCCGCGCTGGCCTTGGTGGTCCGCCGGGCCACCGCGCGCGGCGAGCTGGACGCCACCCAGCTGGAGATCACCCGCCGCCCCGAGAACCCGGCCGACGACCGCGCGCCGGTGCCGGTGTCGCGGCAGGCGCTGGCCGGGTTCCTCGCGATCGACCAGTTCGTGGAGCTGCTGCCGTCGCTGGCCGAGTCGCGCAAGGCCGAGCAGGCCGCGCGGCGGGTGACGGACACCGACCTGGCGCCGTTGATGCGCAAGGCGATGGAACCCGCCTACCCCCTGCCCCGCTACCTGGCCGCGCACGACGTGCTGGTCGAGGTGTTCGGGCTGGAAGAGGTGTTCGGCCGGCCGCGCCGGGTGCTGGTGGTCACCGGTGACGCGCTCTCCGACCGGATGGCCGGTCCCGCGATCCGGGCCTGGAACATGGCCGACGTGCTCTCCGGCGAGCACGACGTCCGGCTCGTCACGATCAACGCGCTGTGCGACCCGCCCGAGTCGTCGTTCCCGGTGAGCCGAGCCGCGCCGCGCGAACTGGTCGAGCACGCCGAGTGGGCCGACATCATCGTGCTCCAGGGCCACGTGCTGGAGAACGTCGGCTTCCTCAAGGAGCCGGGAAACACGAAGATCGTCGTCTGCGACATCTACGACCCGATGCACCTCGAACTGCTGGAGCAGGGCAAGGACTCGACCGACGAGCAGCGCTCCCTCGACCTGGTCGGCGTCACCCGGATCATCGACAACCAGCTGCGGCGCGGCGACTTCTTCCTGTGCGCCTCCGAGCGGCAGCGGCACTTCTGGTTGGGCCACCTGACCGCGATCGGCCGCCTCACGCCCGCCCTGTACGACAACGACCCCACCGTGCGCTCGCTGCTGGCCGAGGCGCCGTTCGGGCTGCCGGGCAAGCCGCCGCAGCGCACCGGGCCGGGGCTGCGCTCGACGTTGGGCATCGACGAGTCGGACAAGGTCGTGCTGTGGGCGGGCGGCGTCTACAGCTGGTTCGACCCGCTGACCCTGCTGCACGCGGTGGACCGGCTGCGGACCCGCCGGTCGGACGCGCGGCTGGTGTTCCTCGGCATGAAGCACCCCAACCCCGAGGTGCCGGACATGGACATCGCCGGGCAGACCCGCGCGCTGGCCAAGCGGCTGGACCTCGTGGGCTCGCACGTGTTCTTCAACGAGACCTGGGTGCCCTACCACGACCGGCAGAACTGGCTGCTCGACGCGAACGCCGGCGTGACCACGCACTACGAGCACGTGGAGACGACGTTCGCGTTCCGGACCCGGGTGCTGGACTACCTGTGGGCCGGGCTGCCGATCGTGACCACCGACGGCGACTCGTTCGCCGACCTGGTGCGCCGGGAGAACCTGGGCGTGGTGGTGCCGTCGGAGGACCCGGACGCGTTGGCCGACGCGTTGGAGAAGGTCATGTACGACACCGCGTTCGCCGCCGGGTGCGTCGAGCGGATCGCCGCCGTGCGGGAGCGGTTCACCTGGGAGAACGTGCTCGCGCCGCTGACCGGGTTCTGCCGCAACCCCCGGCCCGCCGCCGACCGGCTGACCGGCGCGTCGTTCATGGTGCCCAACCGGGCGCTCGGCCGGCTGGAGAAGGTGCAGCGGGACGTCTCGCTGGTCAAGGAGTACATGACCGCCGGCGGCGCGGGCGAAGTGGCCCGACGGGCGACCGGCCGCGTGCTGAAGAAGTTGCGCGGCCGTGGCTAG
- a CDS encoding CU044_2847 family protein yields the protein MVGRAPARVVRGDEPVGVGFAAPADLGGRTVTEYVEVRTEDGDLVPFELDEEYDGPVRAGRWNPVERAEETLENGIERAKKVARSVAAKIGSMPSPRPDKVAVEIGLKVSSSAALAIAKSSAEAHVKITVEWHRDSLPAEAPPEEADSRPDEAKPDREADAEA from the coding sequence GTGGTCGGACGGGCGCCGGCGCGGGTGGTCCGCGGCGACGAGCCGGTCGGGGTCGGCTTCGCCGCCCCCGCCGACCTGGGAGGGAGAACCGTGACCGAGTACGTCGAGGTGCGCACGGAGGACGGCGACCTGGTGCCGTTCGAGCTGGACGAGGAGTACGACGGCCCGGTGCGCGCGGGCCGCTGGAACCCGGTCGAGCGCGCCGAGGAGACGCTGGAGAACGGCATCGAGCGGGCCAAGAAGGTGGCCAGGTCGGTGGCCGCGAAGATCGGCAGCATGCCGTCGCCGCGGCCGGACAAGGTGGCCGTGGAGATCGGCCTGAAGGTCAGCTCCAGCGCCGCGCTGGCCATCGCCAAGTCCTCCGCCGAGGCCCACGTCAAGATCACCGTCGAGTGGCACCGCGACAGCCTGCCCGCCGAGGCCCCGCCGGAGGAGGCCGACTCGCGGCCGGACGAGGCGAAGCCCGACCGGGAGGCCGACGCCGAGGCGTAG
- a CDS encoding glycosyltransferase family 2 protein — MPSTTVVVVTWRGREHITACLDALARQRPHRTLVVDNASDDGTADLVAAHPSRPETLRLPVNRGYAGGLAAALPGITTEYVAWLNDDAAPDDGWLAALEDALDAAPDAAAATPSLLLADGSTQSVGVRLTADGHGADLVLAGREVFGFCGGAALLRRAALERAGGVPAGFFCYYEDTDTAWRLRLAGHRVLSVGPARVHHRHGASTNPGSRPFHRWNERNRLLMLLRCAPAGAALRELARFAAITALLPVRRGAPDAANFHVPLRLRVLLEVLVRLPATLAQRWRIGRRATVGRRVVWREWAGR; from the coding sequence ATCCCCAGCACGACGGTGGTCGTGGTGACGTGGCGTGGCCGCGAGCACATCACCGCCTGCCTCGACGCCCTCGCCCGTCAGCGTCCACACCGGACGCTCGTGGTCGACAACGCCTCCGACGACGGCACCGCCGACCTCGTCGCCGCGCACCCGAGCCGACCGGAGACCCTGCGCCTGCCGGTGAACCGCGGTTACGCGGGCGGGCTCGCGGCGGCGTTGCCGGGGATCACCACGGAGTACGTGGCCTGGCTCAACGACGACGCGGCCCCCGACGACGGCTGGCTCGCCGCCCTCGAAGACGCCCTGGACGCCGCGCCCGACGCCGCCGCCGCGACCCCGTCCCTGCTGCTGGCCGACGGCTCGACCCAGTCGGTCGGCGTCAGGCTCACCGCCGACGGGCACGGGGCCGACCTGGTGCTGGCCGGTCGCGAGGTGTTCGGCTTCTGCGGCGGCGCGGCGCTGCTGCGGCGGGCGGCGCTGGAACGCGCGGGCGGCGTCCCGGCCGGGTTCTTCTGCTACTACGAGGACACCGACACGGCGTGGCGGCTGCGGCTGGCCGGGCACCGGGTGCTGTCCGTCGGCCCGGCCCGCGTCCACCACCGGCACGGCGCGAGCACCAACCCCGGCTCCCGCCCGTTCCACCGCTGGAACGAGCGCAACCGGCTGCTGATGCTCCTGCGCTGCGCGCCCGCGGGCGCCGCCCTGCGCGAACTGGCCAGGTTCGCGGCCATCACCGCCCTGCTGCCGGTCCGCCGGGGCGCGCCGGACGCGGCCAACTTCCACGTGCCGCTGCGCCTGCGCGTGCTGCTGGAGGTGCTGGTGAGGCTGCCGGCCACGCTGGCGCAGCGGTGGCGGATCGGCCGACGTGCGACAGTGGGCCGTCGCGTGGTGTGGCGGGAGTGGGCGGGCCGTTGA
- a CDS encoding glycosyltransferase family 4 protein, with protein MPDLVVLTEQLLAPVPGGTGRYTRELAAALAATAPAGWTVTGAVSRHADVSAAVIPGVRGPRVLPLPRRALIAAWERGVPYWPGGDSVHAFTPFAPPRGRVVVTVHDTVPWTHPSTLTPRGVAWHRRVISRATARAGAIVVPTSAVGEELRRCAPGPAPVHVVGNGVTAFPAEEPVAVPPRYVLAIGTIEPRKGFDLLAAATAELGVPLVVVGPQGWGGVDLRAPHVHLLGRLSDAQLAFVLRRAAVLAAPSLAEGFGLPVVEAMAAGVPVVHSDAPALVEVAGGAGVTVARGESAALVTGLRSVLADPGAAEGLIAAGRRRAEAFTWENAARSVWAIHLGLCRR; from the coding sequence GTGCCCGACCTCGTTGTGCTGACCGAGCAGTTGCTGGCGCCGGTGCCCGGCGGCACCGGCCGGTATACGCGCGAGCTGGCCGCCGCGCTGGCCGCCACCGCGCCCGCCGGGTGGACCGTGACGGGGGCGGTGAGCAGGCACGCGGACGTGTCGGCCGCGGTGATCCCCGGTGTGCGGGGTCCGCGCGTGCTGCCGCTGCCCCGACGTGCGCTGATCGCGGCGTGGGAGCGTGGCGTGCCGTACTGGCCGGGAGGTGACTCGGTGCACGCGTTCACGCCGTTCGCGCCGCCGCGCGGGCGGGTGGTGGTGACCGTGCACGACACCGTGCCGTGGACGCACCCGTCGACCTTGACGCCGCGCGGGGTGGCCTGGCACCGGCGCGTGATCAGCCGCGCGACGGCGCGGGCGGGCGCGATCGTGGTGCCGACGTCGGCGGTGGGGGAGGAGCTGCGGCGGTGCGCGCCCGGTCCCGCGCCCGTCCACGTGGTGGGCAACGGGGTGACGGCGTTCCCGGCGGAGGAGCCGGTGGCCGTGCCGCCCCGGTACGTGCTGGCGATCGGCACCATCGAGCCGCGCAAGGGTTTCGACCTGCTGGCGGCGGCGACCGCCGAGCTGGGCGTGCCGCTGGTCGTGGTCGGGCCGCAGGGGTGGGGCGGGGTGGACCTGCGCGCGCCGCACGTCCACTTGCTGGGACGGCTGAGCGACGCGCAGTTGGCGTTCGTGCTGCGGCGGGCGGCGGTGCTGGCCGCGCCGAGCCTGGCCGAGGGGTTCGGGCTGCCGGTGGTGGAGGCGATGGCGGCCGGCGTGCCGGTGGTCCACTCCGACGCGCCGGCCCTGGTGGAGGTCGCCGGCGGCGCCGGGGTGACCGTGGCGCGCGGCGAGAGTGCGGCGCTCGTCACAGGACTTCGGTCGGTGCTGGCCGATCCCGGTGCGGCCGAAGGTCTGATCGCCGCGGGCCGGCGCCGGGCCGAGGCGTTCACCTGGGAAAACGCCGCGCGTTCGGTGTGGGCGATCCACCTGGGGCTGTGTCGTCGATGA